The Methanomethylovorans hollandica DSM 15978 genome includes a region encoding these proteins:
- a CDS encoding DUF5591 domain-containing protein, with translation MKQIIIPENERSTEPLDTEMVIYHPDMKRANEWILTEYQPPVRDFCIFVPCSKKKPYHESPSHKIFDRLIFGILEPEMVHIVVFGTCGITPRELDEQYPFMDYQFMMGKCNVSKIKRDFIRMESERLARYLERTKSNYKHRIAYCIGDFRTAMEKAVETTSVPVTIVPKRETIEKNIQPSKGFIYGSLNQRDYLQDLAEAISKPLGRSVIEVNEKEQMINDNDWYVL, from the coding sequence TTGAAACAGATTATCATCCCAGAGAATGAACGTTCTACAGAACCTCTTGACACAGAAATGGTCATTTATCATCCGGACATGAAGCGCGCAAATGAGTGGATACTCACCGAATACCAACCACCTGTCCGTGATTTTTGTATATTTGTGCCCTGTTCTAAAAAGAAACCATACCATGAAAGTCCATCACATAAAATATTCGACAGGCTGATCTTCGGTATACTGGAACCAGAAATGGTACATATTGTAGTATTTGGCACCTGTGGAATAACCCCCCGGGAACTGGACGAACAATACCCGTTCATGGATTACCAGTTCATGATGGGAAAATGTAATGTATCCAAGATAAAACGTGATTTCATCCGAATGGAAAGTGAAAGGCTTGCGCGATACCTTGAAAGAACAAAAAGTAATTACAAACACAGAATAGCTTATTGTATAGGTGATTTCAGAACAGCTATGGAAAAAGCCGTAGAAACTACATCTGTGCCGGTAACTATAGTTCCAAAGAGGGAAACAATAGAAAAAAATATTCAACCAAGTAAAGGCTTTATTTATGGAAGTCTCAATCAGAGGGATTACTTACAGGATCTAGCAGAAGCTATCAGCAAACCCCTGGGAAGATCAGTCATTGAAGTAAACGAAAAAGAACAGATGATCAATGATAACGACTGGTATGTATTGTGA
- a CDS encoding helix-turn-helix domain-containing protein, with protein MAGSIHEMLRANCKCDDVAKCVLGLKNLDLLAYKKLFELGPMTAEELGDLLQRERSTAYRSLQNLIAVGLVYRETRSIKIGGYYYEYVAIPPAHFKQMLKQNMTDWYTKMDKLLDDFENEILFPVPE; from the coding sequence ATGGCAGGTTCCATCCATGAAATGCTCCGAGCGAACTGTAAATGTGATGATGTGGCAAAATGCGTTCTAGGACTAAAAAATCTTGACTTGCTTGCTTATAAAAAACTCTTTGAACTGGGCCCAATGACTGCAGAAGAACTGGGGGACCTTTTACAGAGGGAACGAAGTACTGCTTATCGTTCATTGCAAAACTTGATAGCTGTTGGATTGGTTTACAGAGAAACAAGATCCATCAAGATAGGTGGGTATTACTATGAATATGTTGCAATTCCGCCAGCACATTTTAAACAAATGCTCAAGCAGAATATGACGGATTGGTATACTAAAATGGATAAGCTGCTTGATGACTTTGAGAATGAAATCTTATTCCCTGTTCCTGAGTGA
- the tnpB gene encoding IS200/IS605 family element RNA-guided endonuclease TnpB: MLKAYKFRIYPTTKQEEIIKVHFGACRFVYNWALEQKIKTYEQTKESISRFDLQRILVHEVKHSNEWLKEANSQALLASLVNVESAFTKFFREKAGFPKFKSKKNPVQSYQMPQHYSVDFEKQIIKIPKIGEVKTILHRRFEGKLKTATISRTCTEKYYISILVEDGKQIPNKQNFSESTTIGIDIGIKDFAVLSNGEKVENPKYLKNSLQRLKVLQKRVSRKQKGSQNRAKAKQRLASLHDKIANQRNDFQNKLSFRLISENQAIALETLNVKGMLKNHCLAQSISDAGWRIFVTKLEYKAECFGKTILRIGQFEPSTRICNVCGYHNGKLTLADRDWTCPDCKTKHDRDINAAINIKKFSIQEQNLIVI; encoded by the coding sequence ATGTTAAAAGCCTACAAATTCCGAATCTACCCAACCACAAAACAAGAGGAAATAATAAAAGTTCATTTTGGTGCGTGTAGATTTGTATATAATTGGGCTTTAGAACAGAAAATAAAAACTTATGAACAAACTAAGGAATCAATATCAAGGTTTGATTTGCAACGGATTTTAGTTCACGAAGTGAAACATTCTAATGAATGGTTGAAAGAAGCTAATTCACAGGCTCTGCTTGCCTCTTTAGTAAATGTAGAATCAGCATTTACAAAATTCTTTAGAGAGAAAGCTGGATTTCCTAAATTCAAATCTAAAAAAAACCCAGTCCAGTCTTATCAGATGCCACAACATTACTCTGTAGATTTCGAGAAGCAAATAATTAAGATCCCAAAAATAGGAGAAGTCAAAACCATACTTCATAGAAGGTTTGAAGGTAAGCTTAAAACCGCAACCATTTCAAGGACATGTACGGAAAAATATTATATCAGTATTCTTGTCGAAGATGGAAAACAAATTCCTAATAAGCAGAACTTTTCAGAATCAACTACAATTGGAATAGATATAGGTATCAAAGACTTTGCTGTTCTCTCAAACGGAGAAAAAGTTGAAAATCCAAAGTATCTGAAAAACTCCTTACAGCGATTGAAGGTATTACAGAAAAGAGTATCAAGGAAACAGAAAGGCTCACAGAACAGAGCAAAGGCTAAACAAAGACTTGCATCACTCCATGACAAAATAGCAAATCAGAGAAACGATTTCCAGAATAAACTCTCTTTTAGACTGATTAGCGAGAACCAAGCAATAGCTCTGGAAACTCTGAATGTTAAAGGTATGTTAAAAAATCATTGTCTTGCTCAATCAATTTCCGATGCTGGATGGCGTATTTTTGTAACTAAACTGGAATACAAAGCTGAATGTTTTGGAAAAACCATACTCCGTATTGGACAGTTTGAGCCAAGTACAAGAATCTGTAATGTGTGTGGCTATCATAACGGAAAGCTAACACTTGCGGATAGGGACTGGACGTGTCCAGATTGCAAAACAAAGCATGACAGAGATATAAATGCTGCAATCAATATCAAGAAATTCTCTATTCAAGAGCAAAATCTTATAGTAATCTGA
- a CDS encoding aminotransferase class I/II-fold pyridoxal phosphate-dependent enzyme: MHNNNPERFVADVMTRVPPSGIRKYFDLASGIEGVISLGVGEPDFVTPWHIREACIHSLEKGKTSYTSNYGLIQLREEISKLYTHKHNTYYDPASEILVMSGVSEALDVAIRAITNPGDEIIVPQPAYVAYVPSVMFAGGTPVPVVTQFKNKFKLTAEDLKRAITPRTKAVIINYPNNPTGATMGREDLEAIAEVVSEHDIMVISDEVYECLTYNGEHACFSSIEGMKDRTILLNGFSKAYAMTGFRLAYALAPLPIINAMMRIHQYCMLCAPITAQIGAIEALRNGNEEMQRMVRDYDRRRHLIISGLNKIGLECYEPKGAFYAFPSVRDTGLTSEEFAERLLYEQKVVTIPGNVFGPAGEGFLRCSYATSKDQIAEALERMECFMESL; this comes from the coding sequence ATGCACAATAATAATCCAGAGAGATTTGTGGCTGATGTGATGACAAGAGTCCCGCCTTCTGGAATACGCAAGTATTTTGATCTTGCATCAGGGATAGAAGGAGTAATATCACTAGGTGTTGGCGAGCCTGATTTCGTAACACCCTGGCACATAAGGGAAGCATGCATTCATTCTTTGGAAAAAGGTAAAACATCATATACTTCTAATTATGGGCTAATACAACTTCGGGAAGAGATCTCAAAGCTATATACCCATAAGCATAACACTTACTACGATCCGGCCTCGGAGATCCTGGTTATGTCCGGTGTCAGCGAAGCACTTGATGTGGCAATAAGAGCTATAACCAATCCAGGGGACGAAATCATTGTGCCTCAGCCTGCCTACGTGGCTTATGTCCCTTCGGTCATGTTTGCAGGTGGTACACCTGTACCTGTAGTCACACAATTCAAAAATAAGTTTAAATTGACTGCAGAAGATCTGAAAAGGGCTATAACTCCCAGAACTAAAGCTGTTATAATAAATTATCCCAATAATCCCACTGGGGCAACAATGGGAAGGGAAGACCTGGAAGCTATTGCCGAAGTTGTTTCTGAGCATGACATTATGGTAATTTCCGATGAAGTCTATGAGTGTCTTACATATAATGGAGAGCACGCTTGTTTTTCATCGATCGAAGGTATGAAGGACCGAACGATCCTCCTTAATGGTTTTTCAAAAGCCTATGCCATGACAGGCTTCAGGCTGGCATATGCACTGGCACCATTGCCTATAATAAATGCAATGATGCGCATACATCAGTACTGTATGTTGTGCGCACCTATCACTGCTCAGATTGGAGCTATAGAAGCCCTTCGTAACGGCAACGAAGAGATGCAGCGAATGGTAAGGGATTATGACCGCCGCAGACATTTGATAATAAGCGGATTAAATAAGATAGGGCTTGAATGCTATGAGCCAAAGGGTGCATTCTATGCTTTTCCCTCCGTAAGGGATACAGGCCTGACTTCTGAAGAGTTTGCAGAAAGACTTCTCTATGAACAAAAAGTAGTTACAATTCCGGGGAATGTGTTTGGACCGGCTGGCGAGGGATTTCTCAGATGTTCTTATGCTACCTCCAAAGATCAGATAGCAGAAGCTTTGGAAAGGATGGAATGTTTCATGGAATCGCTGTGA
- a CDS encoding Lrp/AsnC family transcriptional regulator encodes MDIKTRHILECLEQDARVTHDEIATLTGLPVQEISKRIKEFEDAGVIRRYRTIIDWDLAGDEHVYAIIELKVTLERNLGYQAIAERLYKFPEVRAVRLLSGQYDLSLTVMGKTMKEVAFFVAEKISTIEQVQHTTTHFVLKTYKEDGVVLQEQEEVNRLIVTP; translated from the coding sequence ATGGATATTAAAACGAGGCATATACTAGAATGTCTGGAACAAGATGCCAGGGTCACTCATGACGAAATCGCAACCCTGACAGGACTCCCGGTACAAGAGATAAGTAAAAGGATCAAAGAATTTGAAGATGCAGGAGTCATCCGCAGATACAGGACGATCATTGACTGGGACCTTGCAGGTGATGAGCATGTATACGCTATCATCGAGTTAAAAGTGACTCTGGAACGTAATTTAGGTTATCAGGCCATAGCTGAACGCTTATATAAATTCCCGGAAGTACGTGCTGTAAGGCTGTTATCAGGGCAGTATGATCTATCGCTTACAGTAATGGGAAAGACGATGAAAGAAGTTGCATTTTTCGTCGCAGAAAAGATTTCTACCATAGAACAGGTACAGCATACTACTACCCATTTTGTGCTTAAGACCTACAAGGAAGACGGAGTGGTTCTGCAAGAGCAGGAAGAAGTAAACCGTTTAATTGTAACTCCATAA
- a CDS encoding 30S ribosomal protein S8e, whose protein sequence is MKWQGRSRRKYTGAKIKAYRSKRKFELGREPADTRLGDVKIKMVSTRGGNSKVRLFQCNIVNVTDTGGKTQKTTIEKVFSNEANEHYVRRNILTKGSVIRTPIGNARITSRPGQDGVVNAVLLN, encoded by the coding sequence ATGAAATGGCAAGGCAGATCAAGAAGAAAGTACACTGGTGCTAAAATAAAGGCTTACCGCTCAAAAAGAAAGTTCGAACTTGGGCGCGAGCCCGCTGACACGCGTCTTGGAGACGTCAAGATTAAGATGGTTTCCACAAGAGGAGGAAACAGCAAGGTAAGATTATTCCAGTGTAATATAGTCAACGTGACTGATACCGGTGGCAAAACACAAAAGACTACTATCGAAAAAGTGTTCAGTAATGAGGCAAACGAACACTACGTAAGGCGTAATATCTTAACAAAAGGTTCAGTTATCCGTACCCCCATAGGTAACGCGAGGATTACCAGCCGTCCCGGCCAGGATGGTGTGGTCAACGCAGTGCTGCTCAACTGA
- a CDS encoding ribonuclease Z, whose amino-acid sequence MLRILFLGTGGSLPTRNRNPSAIMVNREGELLLFDCGEGTQQQMMRAKTGMKALTSIFVTHFHADHMLGIPGLIQTMSFLGRTEPLYIYGPQWVKEFVKIISELGYYKLHFEVEVIEMAPGDIIKRNDYSIHAIGTDHSVPSLGYALIEDQRKGRFEREKAIALGVPPGPLFSKLHSGVDVEVNGKLIRSTDVVGQVRPGRKIVYTGDTRPCQSILAVSRDADVLIHDSTLGNDQSEWAKESKHSTASEAAILAKEAGVRKLVLTHISSRYTDDASPLLREAQEVFENVIIAEDMMEMDIPLKDE is encoded by the coding sequence ATGCTGCGCATATTATTTCTTGGTACAGGTGGCTCTTTGCCTACGCGTAACCGTAATCCATCTGCAATTATGGTCAATAGGGAAGGGGAGCTTTTACTTTTCGATTGCGGAGAAGGTACTCAGCAACAGATGATGCGTGCTAAAACGGGTATGAAAGCTCTTACGTCTATTTTTGTCACCCATTTCCATGCAGATCACATGCTTGGTATTCCCGGCCTTATACAAACAATGTCCTTTCTGGGAAGGACTGAACCTTTGTATATATATGGCCCTCAATGGGTGAAAGAATTCGTTAAGATCATCTCTGAGCTTGGTTATTACAAACTGCATTTTGAAGTGGAAGTCATTGAAATGGCTCCAGGAGATATTATTAAAAGAAATGATTATTCTATCCATGCCATTGGAACAGATCACAGTGTTCCCAGTCTTGGCTATGCTCTTATAGAGGATCAGCGGAAAGGAAGGTTTGAACGTGAAAAAGCTATTGCTCTGGGAGTGCCTCCAGGCCCTCTTTTTTCAAAGCTGCATAGTGGTGTGGACGTTGAGGTCAACGGGAAGCTGATACGTTCCACTGATGTTGTCGGTCAAGTAAGGCCAGGTAGAAAAATAGTATATACAGGTGACACACGACCGTGTCAATCAATTCTTGCGGTCAGCAGAGATGCAGATGTACTGATCCATGATAGTACTCTTGGAAATGATCAGAGTGAGTGGGCAAAGGAATCTAAGCATTCCACAGCTTCCGAAGCAGCTATCCTTGCAAAGGAGGCGGGTGTCAGAAAACTGGTACTAACTCACATAAGCTCCAGATATACTGATGATGCTTCTCCTCTGTTGAGGGAAGCACAAGAAGTATTTGAAAACGTTATTATAGCAGAAGATATGATGGAAATGGACATTCCTTTGAAGGACGAATAA
- a CDS encoding AAA family ATPase gives MQRTNHKNNREEGFEPVESTAELLVLEPIGYPLSSILDDYPEIEDAGVFEFYAREQWNGHIARKGEYLFDGRMYPDFAYRIKEVKPPGSVIGMETSIIVHEDSVTTPAVEFHSNVSFEDIIGQNTAKKKCKLIEKYLEQPEKFGKWAPRNVLFFGPSGTGKTMLAKALANKANVPIIPVKATQMIGEYVGEGARQIHQLYDRAEDMAPCIIFIDELDAIALDRRHQELRGDVAEIVNALLTEMDGIVERDGICTIGATNRTNTLDPAVRSRFEEEIEFLLPDEEERFRILEMNISTFPLPVKDVDVKKIATMTKGLSGRDLVEKVLKTALHQAIIEDNEEVTGKHFEESVGKLFQKNGALMDNRMYS, from the coding sequence GTGCAACGTACAAACCATAAAAACAACAGGGAAGAAGGATTCGAACCTGTAGAATCGACAGCTGAACTCCTGGTCCTTGAGCCAATTGGCTACCCTTTGAGTAGTATACTGGATGACTATCCAGAAATAGAGGATGCTGGTGTGTTCGAATTTTATGCAAGGGAACAGTGGAATGGCCATATTGCACGCAAAGGCGAATATTTGTTTGACGGAAGGATGTACCCTGATTTTGCATACCGGATAAAGGAAGTGAAGCCTCCTGGGTCAGTTATTGGTATGGAGACCTCGATTATCGTACATGAAGATAGTGTCACTACTCCTGCAGTTGAATTCCATAGTAACGTTTCTTTTGAAGATATAATTGGACAGAACACGGCCAAGAAAAAGTGCAAGCTAATAGAGAAATATCTAGAGCAGCCCGAGAAATTTGGTAAATGGGCCCCACGCAATGTACTATTTTTCGGGCCTTCGGGCACTGGCAAGACAATGCTTGCAAAAGCCCTTGCTAATAAAGCCAACGTACCTATAATCCCCGTAAAAGCAACACAAATGATAGGAGAATACGTAGGAGAAGGTGCCAGGCAGATCCACCAGTTATACGATAGAGCTGAAGATATGGCTCCCTGTATAATATTCATTGATGAACTGGATGCTATTGCTCTGGACAGGCGTCACCAGGAACTAAGAGGAGATGTTGCAGAGATAGTTAACGCTTTACTTACTGAAATGGATGGAATAGTAGAGAGAGATGGCATTTGCACCATTGGTGCAACCAATCGTACGAACACCCTGGACCCTGCAGTAAGAAGCAGATTCGAAGAGGAAATAGAGTTTTTATTGCCTGATGAGGAAGAGAGGTTCAGGATACTTGAAATGAACATTTCCACATTCCCATTGCCTGTAAAAGATGTCGATGTAAAGAAGATAGCTACGATGACAAAAGGACTCTCAGGGAGAGACCTTGTAGAAAAGGTCCTGAAAACAGCTTTGCATCAGGCAATAATAGAAGACAATGAAGAAGTCACTGGAAAACATTTTGAAGAATCTGTGGGGAAATTATTCCAAAAGAATGGTGCTCTAATGGATAACAGGATGTATTCCTGA
- the purF gene encoding amidophosphoribosyltransferase — MKEECGVVGVVVQNNASTGTPTALQIYYALYALQHRGQESTGITIHDGLHCKSIKGMGLVPEVYVKKDLLELKGNVGIGHVRYSTTGHSKIENCQPLIVNYKSGTIAIAHNGNLANYSLLRDELELEGRIFITSSDTEVIAHLLVKELLRHDPVESISNVIKRLKGSYSLAILIDDQLYALRDPLGFKPLCVGKLDGGFIVASESVAIDTLNGTLIREVSPGELLVFKNDSFESHILVQEKYHAHCVFEYVYFARPDSIINGKLVYNVREKIGRELAREHPVKADSVSPVPDSGITSAIGYSYEANIKYSEGLMKNRYIGRTFILPGQAMRETAVRLKMNTISENIKDQRIVLIDDSIVRGTTSRRIIDMIRRAGAKEIHARIGSPPIIAPCYFGIDMGTRNELIAAHKTVAGVEAVINADSLGYLSIEGLVRAIGIEKENLCLACLTSEYPLDIPGEYCPRRQLKLNEFS, encoded by the coding sequence ATGAAAGAGGAATGTGGTGTAGTCGGCGTTGTGGTGCAGAATAATGCATCCACAGGTACCCCTACAGCTCTCCAAATATACTATGCCCTTTATGCCCTGCAACACAGAGGTCAGGAATCTACAGGCATAACAATACATGACGGGCTTCATTGTAAATCTATTAAAGGCATGGGACTGGTGCCTGAGGTATATGTCAAAAAAGACCTCTTGGAACTGAAAGGCAATGTAGGCATAGGTCATGTGCGTTACTCGACCACAGGCCACTCTAAAATAGAGAACTGCCAACCTCTGATAGTAAATTATAAGAGTGGGACTATAGCCATAGCCCATAATGGGAACCTGGCAAACTATAGTCTTCTGAGAGATGAACTGGAGTTGGAAGGTCGTATATTTATTACCAGTTCCGATACAGAAGTGATCGCACATCTGCTTGTAAAAGAACTGTTGCGCCATGACCCTGTAGAATCGATCTCCAATGTGATCAAAAGACTAAAAGGCTCCTACTCATTAGCTATCCTCATAGACGATCAGTTGTATGCACTGCGAGACCCCCTGGGTTTTAAACCATTATGCGTAGGAAAACTAGATGGTGGCTTTATAGTTGCTTCGGAAAGTGTTGCAATCGATACGCTCAATGGAACACTGATAAGAGAAGTATCACCAGGAGAATTATTAGTATTTAAAAACGATAGTTTTGAGAGTCATATTCTGGTCCAGGAAAAATATCATGCACATTGTGTATTCGAATATGTGTACTTTGCACGGCCGGATTCTATAATTAATGGTAAACTCGTATACAATGTCCGTGAGAAGATAGGAAGGGAGCTTGCACGCGAACATCCTGTGAAAGCAGATAGTGTATCACCGGTACCAGATTCTGGCATCACTTCTGCCATTGGATATTCATACGAAGCGAATATAAAGTACAGTGAAGGGCTCATGAAGAATCGGTATATTGGCAGGACATTCATTCTCCCTGGACAGGCAATGCGAGAGACAGCTGTACGGCTTAAGATGAACACGATCTCTGAGAACATCAAGGACCAACGAATAGTTCTTATAGACGACAGTATAGTACGCGGGACTACATCCCGGCGTATCATTGATATGATAAGACGTGCAGGTGCAAAAGAGATACATGCACGCATTGGCAGCCCCCCGATAATAGCTCCATGCTATTTTGGAATAGACATGGGCACCAGAAATGAATTAATAGCAGCTCATAAAACAGTAGCCGGGGTTGAAGCGGTCATCAATGCTGACTCACTGGGATATCTGAGTATAGAAGGATTGGTCCGGGCAATAGGCATTGAAAAAGAAAATCTATGTCTCGCATGCCTGACAAGTGAATACCCTTTGGATATACCGGGTGAATACTGCCCGCGCAGACAACTTAAACTCAACGAGTTTTCCTAA
- a CDS encoding 50S ribosomal protein L37e — translation MSKGTPSMGKRQKRTHVTCRRCGSVSLNIHTKQCTSCGFGKTPRMRSYKWERKCKF, via the coding sequence ATGTCAAAAGGTACTCCCTCAATGGGAAAAAGGCAAAAGCGCACTCATGTAACATGCAGGCGCTGCGGTAGCGTATCACTTAACATCCATACTAAGCAGTGTACTTCATGTGGTTTTGGCAAGACACCGCGTATGAGAAGCTATAAATGGGAACGTAAGTGCAAGTTCTGA
- a CDS encoding LSM domain-containing protein, whose translation MGNRPLDILNNALNTPVIVRLKGAREFRGNLQGYDVHMNLVLEEAEELREGETRKLGTVIIRGDNVVYVSP comes from the coding sequence ATGGGAAACAGACCTCTTGATATACTGAACAATGCTTTGAACACACCTGTTATTGTGAGATTGAAAGGAGCCCGAGAGTTCAGAGGAAATCTGCAGGGCTATGATGTACACATGAACCTTGTTCTTGAGGAAGCTGAAGAGCTGAGAGAAGGGGAGACCAGAAAACTGGGTACTGTAATAATAAGGGGTGACAACGTAGTATACGTATCCCCGTAA
- the thiD gene encoding bifunctional hydroxymethylpyrimidine kinase/phosphomethylpyrimidine kinase: MVKIMSGTPVVMTIAGSDSGGGAGLEADIKTFAALGVHGTCAITSVTAQNTRGVLSIYDLPLHVISEQINAVCSDMDVKWAKTGMLSCAEIIALVSKEVRSNGLSLVVDPVMAAEAGGDLLRKDAVRVLKEELLPFSKVVTPNIYEAHTLSGIDINDVNDATKAAKKIAELGVDTVVVTGGHLDASDVVYESVSDKCTVIPGKFLEGGTHGSGCTYAASITAFLSKGYSIVEAAMLAKSFVEKAIMNSEKVGHGVGPVNQLGSILKASYRYDTLLNTNSAAEILVSCDEFGKLIPEVGCNIAMAIPEATVVADVAGVSGRIVRVRDRPYIAGNVEFGGSKHVASMVIAAMESDQSLRAAVNLRYSEKVLHICRGIGLTISSFDRDVEAEQSEMTDLDVVSAINNSGSALLKKVPDIIYDKGCLGKEPMIRLFGKSAVEVAYKAVEIARLYSGIT; the protein is encoded by the coding sequence ATGGTGAAAATAATGTCCGGTACTCCCGTGGTAATGACTATAGCAGGTTCAGACTCTGGTGGTGGTGCAGGTCTTGAAGCGGATATCAAGACCTTTGCAGCTTTAGGTGTACATGGTACCTGTGCAATAACTTCTGTGACTGCACAAAACACCAGAGGTGTGCTCAGCATCTATGATCTGCCTCTTCATGTTATAAGTGAACAGATCAACGCTGTATGTTCTGATATGGATGTCAAGTGGGCAAAGACAGGGATGCTCTCCTGTGCTGAAATTATTGCCTTAGTGTCAAAAGAGGTGAGGTCCAATGGACTGTCTCTTGTGGTGGACCCCGTGATGGCAGCTGAAGCAGGAGGAGATCTGTTGCGCAAAGATGCTGTTAGGGTACTTAAAGAGGAGCTGCTACCTTTCAGTAAGGTAGTAACCCCTAACATCTATGAAGCACATACTCTCTCTGGCATAGATATTAACGATGTGAATGATGCAACGAAAGCAGCAAAAAAGATTGCAGAGTTAGGTGTGGATACCGTGGTAGTCACCGGTGGCCATCTGGACGCATCTGATGTTGTATATGAATCCGTTTCCGATAAATGCACTGTGATACCGGGCAAGTTCCTGGAAGGTGGTACTCACGGATCCGGGTGCACGTATGCTGCTTCCATTACCGCATTTCTGTCCAAGGGATATTCTATCGTCGAGGCTGCTATGCTTGCTAAATCCTTTGTGGAAAAAGCTATCATGAATAGTGAGAAGGTAGGGCACGGGGTAGGGCCGGTGAATCAGTTGGGTTCAATCCTCAAAGCATCCTATCGCTACGACACTCTCCTAAATACTAATTCAGCGGCAGAGATCCTGGTTTCATGTGATGAGTTCGGGAAACTCATTCCGGAAGTCGGATGTAATATTGCCATGGCTATCCCTGAAGCTACTGTAGTGGCAGATGTGGCAGGTGTCAGCGGACGCATCGTACGTGTAAGGGATAGGCCTTATATTGCAGGCAATGTGGAATTTGGGGGTAGCAAACATGTTGCAAGTATGGTAATTGCTGCTATGGAATCAGATCAATCCTTAAGGGCAGCTGTTAATTTGAGGTACTCTGAAAAAGTTTTACATATCTGCAGGGGTATTGGACTTACTATCTCCTCTTTTGACAGGGATGTTGAAGCTGAGCAGTCAGAAATGACTGATTTAGATGTCGTCAGTGCTATAAATAATTCCGGTTCTGCACTCTTGAAAAAAGTGCCAGACATTATATATGACAAAGGTTGTCTTGGTAAGGAACCCATGATCAGGTTGTTCGGAAAAAGTGCTGTAGAGGTTGCTTATAAAGCAGTTGAGATCGCAAGGCTATATTCCGGTATCACTTGA
- the trmY gene encoding tRNA (pseudouridine(54)-N(1))-methyltransferase TrmY, giving the protein MQDFIIIGHKAVTTGGFSLNDMPGSAGRMDILCRCINSVFFLSHDLRRDVQAHLLLLGESNPPRVIRFNGEKIRYLNPDERSAGALIKKALELDNISFTETRSTPGVWVREADLITLLREFASDGRKIFYFREDGEDLRHINDGIKDGVFILGDHLGLTEDEEELVLGLSTGTISVGPLSLHADHCIILILNELDRVMVGQTER; this is encoded by the coding sequence ATGCAAGACTTTATTATAATTGGACATAAAGCTGTGACTACGGGTGGCTTTTCACTTAACGATATGCCTGGCTCTGCAGGAAGAATGGATATCCTCTGCAGATGTATCAATTCTGTTTTTTTCCTGTCTCATGATCTGAGAAGGGACGTGCAGGCACACCTGCTACTTCTGGGAGAGTCTAATCCTCCCAGAGTTATACGTTTCAATGGCGAGAAAATACGGTATCTTAACCCGGATGAAAGAAGTGCAGGTGCATTGATCAAAAAGGCATTGGAGCTAGACAATATCTCTTTTACAGAAACCCGTTCTACCCCTGGGGTTTGGGTAAGAGAAGCTGATCTGATCACTTTACTGAGAGAGTTTGCAAGTGATGGTCGCAAAATATTTTATTTCAGGGAAGATGGTGAAGATCTACGGCATATCAATGACGGTATAAAAGACGGCGTTTTCATCCTTGGAGACCATCTGGGGCTTACAGAAGATGAGGAGGAACTGGTACTCGGACTGTCCACAGGCACTATATCTGTAGGTCCGTTGTCATTGCATGCGGATCATTGTATCATCCTTATACTAAATGAACTTGACAGGGTTATGGTCGGTCAGACAGAAAGATAA